A portion of the Nitratidesulfovibrio termitidis HI1 genome contains these proteins:
- a CDS encoding ABC transporter substrate-binding protein, with protein MRKVLLLCVLAASLVLGGAQLADARPAVRFASVSWTGVTVKTQLAVKILQVLGYEASDTMLALPVVYKALDMGEMDAFLGNWMPTMTTVAQPLFDKGSVIQLVANMPGAQYTLAAPSYVVDGGLRDFADIARFGDRLDWKIYGIEEGNDGNEVILDMIRKNMFGLGKFQLVPSSEAGMLLQVQDFAKRGKWVVFLGWTPHYMNELIDMKYLTGSTAETFGASDGMATIYTNVRKGFPEARPNVTKFLKNLIFPIDMMNQIMAAMHADKQLTHLDAGMAWLRQHPERVRAWLDGVTTADGKPALPVFTAWMEQHR; from the coding sequence CTCGCCGCGTCACTTGTCCTTGGCGGCGCGCAGCTTGCCGACGCCAGGCCCGCCGTCCGCTTCGCCAGCGTCAGCTGGACCGGCGTCACCGTAAAGACCCAGCTTGCGGTGAAAATCCTGCAGGTGCTCGGGTACGAGGCCAGCGACACCATGCTTGCCCTGCCCGTGGTCTACAAGGCCCTGGACATGGGCGAAATGGATGCCTTTCTGGGCAACTGGATGCCCACCATGACCACCGTGGCCCAGCCGCTCTTCGACAAGGGCAGCGTCATCCAGCTCGTGGCCAACATGCCCGGCGCGCAGTACACCCTGGCCGCACCCTCCTACGTGGTGGACGGCGGGCTCCGGGACTTCGCCGACATCGCCAGGTTCGGCGACCGGCTGGACTGGAAGATTTACGGCATCGAGGAAGGCAACGACGGCAACGAGGTGATCCTGGACATGATCAGGAAGAACATGTTCGGCCTCGGCAAGTTCCAACTGGTGCCGTCCAGCGAGGCGGGCATGCTCCTGCAGGTGCAGGACTTCGCGAAGCGCGGGAAGTGGGTCGTCTTTCTGGGCTGGACCCCGCACTACATGAACGAACTCATCGACATGAAGTACCTTACCGGCAGCACGGCCGAAACCTTTGGCGCAAGCGACGGCATGGCCACCATCTACACCAACGTGCGCAAGGGATTTCCCGAAGCCCGGCCCAACGTGACGAAGTTCCTGAAGAACCTGATCTTTCCCATCGACATGATGAATCAGATCATGGCGGCCATGCATGCCGACAAGCAGCTGACCCACCTGGACGCGGGCATGGCGTGGCTCCGACAGCATCCGGAACGGGTGCGGGCATGGCTTGACGGCGTGACCACCGCCGACGGCAAGCCCGCCCTGCCGGTCTTCACCGCCTGGATGGAACAACACCGCTAG